Proteins encoded together in one Ruminococcaceae bacterium KH2T8 window:
- a CDS encoding Fic family protein — MRNFNYSKIKDQKWDSEILGLVAATYKEAGKQEMYLKQRPAELEKLVEIAKIQSTEASNAIEGIVTTSTRIKQLVAEKTTPKNRDEQEIAGYRDVLSIIHENFDAIPISRNYILQLHKALYSHMNNPLAGKTKNVQNYISATYPDGHTEVLFTPLAPYETPEALDAICDEYDRVIGNMELEPLIAIPVFIHDFICIHPFNDGNGRMSRLLTTLLLYRSGFSVGKYISLEAKIADNEDLYYEALRASQDGWLDGNEDPVPFIKCLLGTILAAYKDFGERFSLVEDKKPALETVRLATQNKIGRFTKQDIRDLCPSLSISSIEGSLRKLVELGEIRREGIGKSTVYYRIK; from the coding sequence ATGAGAAATTTTAACTACTCGAAGATCAAAGATCAGAAATGGGACTCAGAAATACTGGGGCTCGTTGCTGCCACATATAAAGAAGCCGGAAAACAGGAGATGTATCTGAAGCAAAGACCGGCTGAACTGGAAAAGCTCGTTGAGATCGCAAAGATACAAAGTACCGAAGCTTCTAATGCTATCGAAGGAATCGTTACTACAAGCACCAGGATAAAGCAACTTGTAGCAGAGAAGACTACGCCCAAAAACCGTGATGAACAGGAGATAGCAGGATATAGAGATGTTCTTTCGATAATACATGAGAATTTCGATGCCATTCCGATAAGTCGGAATTACATTCTTCAGCTTCATAAGGCCTTGTATAGTCATATGAATAATCCTCTGGCGGGTAAGACAAAGAACGTACAGAACTATATCAGTGCTACATATCCTGACGGACATACAGAGGTATTGTTTACCCCGCTTGCGCCTTACGAGACACCCGAGGCTCTTGATGCGATCTGCGATGAGTATGATCGTGTTATCGGAAACATGGAACTCGAACCGCTTATAGCGATCCCTGTTTTCATACATGACTTTATATGCATCCATCCCTTCAATGACGGCAACGGTCGTATGAGCAGACTTCTTACGACACTGCTCCTGTATAGAAGCGGATTCAGTGTCGGGAAATACATCTCGCTCGAAGCGAAGATCGCCGATAATGAAGATCTTTATTATGAAGCCCTCCGTGCATCTCAAGACGGCTGGCTTGACGGTAATGAAGATCCTGTCCCGTTTATAAAATGTCTGCTTGGAACCATACTTGCAGCATACAAGGATTTCGGGGAGCGTTTCTCTCTTGTAGAAGATAAAAAACCGGCACTTGAGACGGTAAGACTTGCAACACAAAATAAGATCGGTAGATTCACAAAACAGGATATCCGTGATCTCTGTCCTTCGCTCAGTATCAGTTCCATCGAAGGCTCACTTCGTAAGCTCGTAGAACTAGGTGAGATCAGACGTGAAGGGATCGGAAAAAGCACCGTTTACTACAGAATAAAATGA
- a CDS encoding Ribosomal protein S18 acetylase RimI: MVRIAEKNDIEGVVDLLMEYRDFYGVKIQERTEAVRFIMQRMENCESKIFVAMDGDNYVGFIQLYPSFSTVSLKRQWILNDLYVKEEYRNKGYGTALMTAVKNHFKESAKGFVLLTGKDNFTAQKFYSGNGWESGIYDVYTFLYN, from the coding sequence ATGGTAAGAATAGCAGAAAAGAATGACATTGAAGGTGTAGTAGATCTGCTTATGGAATACCGTGATTTTTATGGTGTAAAAATACAAGAGAGAACCGAAGCAGTACGTTTTATCATGCAAAGAATGGAAAACTGTGAAAGTAAGATTTTTGTCGCAATGGATGGTGATAATTATGTTGGTTTCATACAGCTTTATCCATCGTTCTCTACTGTTTCGCTGAAACGACAGTGGATATTAAACGACCTGTATGTCAAAGAAGAATATAGAAACAAGGGGTATGGCACTGCTTTGATGACAGCAGTGAAGAACCACTTCAAAGAAAGCGCTAAAGGTTTTGTGCTTCTTACCGGGAAAGACAACTTTACTGCTCAGAAGTTCTATTCTGGTAACGGATGGGAAAGTGGCATATATGATGTTTACACATTTTTATATAATTAA
- a CDS encoding transcriptional regulator, GntR family, translated as MITINKNTETPIYKQIYEQIKRDILNGSLTSGMRLPASRSLAAEYHISRNSVVAAYDQLVIEGFITSKTGSGYYVEELHFLPKRDHDKVDRTQYSSKKSTVEELKYNFRYGNLEYNCYQDSNWRKCINAAMDVLANSQSTNYLPAEGLQSLREELALFLRRTRGVNCIPEQVIVTSGHQYALDIISKLFISRDHSFAMEDPGYDGCRELFIRNGHTPIAIPVETDGINLDAVYKIKKSLLYITPSHQFPTGSILPVSKRLSLLEYAAKTGSFIIEDDYDSELRYNAMPIPSLQSMDEHDRTIYIGTFSKSLSPDLRIAYIILPLCLLNEYRKKFRISNSSVPTILQIALCEYIKSGNYERYVNAIRTHYKHKNAKILSGLNLDSCDIIGSAAGLHFLINIHTSSDQDDIVNHFLKYDVAVYPTKRYWIRKELCPEHQILVGYSSIPYQKLDKAIEQFNRALETLCV; from the coding sequence ATGATTACAATAAATAAAAATACTGAAACACCGATATACAAGCAGATATACGAACAAATCAAGAGGGATATACTAAATGGCTCTCTGACAAGCGGCATGCGCCTACCGGCGTCCCGATCACTGGCAGCTGAGTATCATATCAGCCGTAATTCTGTTGTTGCCGCATACGATCAATTAGTAATAGAAGGGTTTATTACCTCTAAAACAGGTTCAGGTTATTATGTCGAGGAATTGCATTTTCTTCCGAAAAGAGATCATGACAAAGTCGATAGAACTCAATATAGTTCGAAGAAATCGACAGTTGAAGAACTGAAATATAATTTCAGATACGGGAATCTTGAATATAATTGTTATCAAGATTCCAACTGGAGAAAATGCATAAATGCAGCAATGGATGTACTTGCAAATTCACAGAGCACAAATTATCTTCCTGCTGAAGGACTCCAATCTCTTCGTGAAGAATTGGCTTTATTTCTCAGAAGGACACGCGGTGTTAACTGTATTCCGGAACAAGTGATCGTTACCAGTGGACATCAATACGCATTGGATATCATTTCGAAGCTTTTTATTTCTCGAGATCATTCATTCGCCATGGAAGATCCGGGATATGATGGCTGCAGAGAACTTTTTATCCGAAACGGTCACACACCGATAGCGATACCTGTTGAGACTGATGGTATAAACCTTGATGCCGTATATAAGATCAAGAAATCTCTTTTGTATATAACGCCTTCACATCAGTTTCCTACAGGCAGTATCTTACCAGTCAGCAAACGCCTATCCTTATTAGAATATGCAGCCAAAACCGGCAGTTTCATCATCGAGGATGACTATGACAGTGAACTTCGCTATAATGCGATGCCGATTCCATCGCTACAATCCATGGATGAGCATGATAGAACTATATATATTGGTACATTTTCCAAATCCCTATCACCTGATCTCAGAATAGCTTATATCATCCTGCCATTATGTTTACTTAATGAATATAGGAAAAAGTTTCGGATATCGAATTCGAGTGTCCCTACGATTCTACAGATTGCTTTATGTGAATATATAAAATCCGGCAACTATGAACGCTATGTAAATGCTATCAGAACCCATTATAAGCATAAAAATGCCAAGATCCTTTCCGGTCTTAATTTGGATTCATGTGATATTATTGGCTCTGCTGCAGGCTTGCATTTTCTGATAAACATTCATACTTCTTCAGATCAAGACGATATCGTGAATCATTTTTTGAAATATGACGTAGCTGTCTATCCGACCAAAAGATATTGGATTCGTAAGGAACTTTGTCCGGAACACCAGATACTTGTAGGTTACAGTTCCATCCCTTATCAAAAGCTTGACAAAGCAATAGAACAATTTAACAGAGCTTTAGAAACCCTATGCGTTTAG
- a CDS encoding NAD-dependent protein deacetylase, SIR2 family — translation MPAKTENKTFEVKIIISIIYTNNIEKAEAIVIGAGAGLSTSAGFTYSGERFEKYFADFGKKYGFKDMYSGGFYPFKTPEEMWAYWSRYIYINRYTDAPKPVYDKLLELVKDTDYFVITTNVDHCFQKAGFDKDRLFYTQGDYGLFQCSEPCQDVTYDNEAVICEMYEKQKDMKIPSELIPTCPNCGKPLTMNLRSDDKFVEDEGWHKAAARYDEFIRTHNGKVLYLELGVGFNTPVIIKYSFWQMTAKNPDATYACINYDDAECPDLIKDRAILIEGDIGDVLDDITG, via the coding sequence TTGCCCGCAAAAACAGAAAACAAAACCTTTGAAGTCAAAATAATAATCAGTATCATATATACAAATAACATAGAAAAAGCTGAAGCAATAGTAATAGGCGCAGGTGCGGGGCTCTCGACTTCGGCAGGTTTTACATACAGCGGTGAGAGATTCGAGAAGTACTTCGCGGACTTTGGCAAGAAGTACGGTTTCAAAGATATGTATTCAGGCGGATTCTATCCTTTTAAGACACCGGAAGAGATGTGGGCATACTGGTCACGATATATCTATATCAACCGTTATACAGATGCACCCAAGCCGGTTTACGATAAGCTTCTGGAGCTGGTAAAAGACACGGATTACTTTGTCATCACTACAAATGTCGATCACTGTTTCCAGAAGGCAGGGTTTGATAAAGACCGTCTTTTCTATACGCAGGGCGATTATGGTCTTTTCCAGTGCAGTGAACCGTGTCAGGATGTGACATACGATAACGAGGCTGTTATTTGTGAGATGTACGAGAAACAAAAGGATATGAAGATCCCGTCAGAGCTTATACCGACATGTCCAAATTGCGGTAAGCCTCTTACCATGAATCTCAGATCTGATGACAAGTTTGTTGAAGATGAAGGTTGGCATAAGGCAGCTGCAAGATATGATGAGTTTATTCGTACACATAACGGCAAAGTGCTGTATCTCGAGCTCGGTGTCGGTTTTAATACTCCAGTCATTATCAAGTATTCTTTCTGGCAGATGACTGCAAAGAATCCTGACGCGACATACGCCTGTATCAATTACGATGATGCTGAATGTCCTGATCTTATCAAAGACAGAGCGATACTTATCGAAGGTGATATCGGAGATGTCCTGGATGACATAACAGGATAA